In a single window of the Pedococcus dokdonensis genome:
- a CDS encoding glycosyltransferase family 4 protein, which translates to MRVAIVTESFLPYLNGVTTSVCRVVECLRDGGHEVVVIAPRPAPTSYAGYAVHGLASVPVRQFPVGLPLGGEVESLLADFRPDVVHVASPFVLGASALSAADRLDLPTVAVYQTDMPSYLRQHGRGAVGRGAARAAWRWIRRMHELADLTLAPSSATLAELRAHGVPRTALWARGVDAVQFHPGWRLDAGTAALRRSLAPDGQLLVGYVGRLALEKELHRLAGLTGLAGLRVVLVGDGPTREPDAALLAAAGVDAVFLGRREGDDLARAYAAVDLFVHPGTRETFGQTLQEAAATGLPVVAPARGGPLDLVDHSRTGLLFDPDDPGSLREAVVHLAGDGVKRRAMGAAGRAGVEGRSWAALTGQLLGHYDIARATHGSRPSLPDGEREHVG; encoded by the coding sequence GTGCGAGTCGCCATCGTGACCGAGTCCTTCCTGCCCTACCTGAACGGCGTGACCACGAGCGTCTGCCGGGTGGTGGAGTGCCTGCGCGACGGCGGCCACGAGGTGGTCGTCATCGCGCCGCGGCCGGCGCCCACGTCCTACGCCGGGTATGCCGTGCACGGCCTCGCGTCCGTGCCCGTCCGCCAGTTCCCGGTGGGGCTCCCGCTGGGTGGCGAGGTGGAGTCGCTGTTGGCCGACTTCCGCCCCGACGTGGTGCACGTCGCCTCGCCCTTCGTCCTGGGGGCCAGTGCCCTGTCGGCAGCCGACCGCCTCGACCTCCCGACGGTGGCGGTCTACCAGACCGACATGCCCAGCTACCTGCGCCAGCACGGCCGGGGTGCGGTGGGGCGCGGCGCGGCGAGGGCCGCGTGGCGGTGGATCAGGCGGATGCACGAGCTGGCCGACCTGACCCTCGCGCCGTCGTCGGCGACGCTGGCCGAGCTGCGAGCCCACGGCGTGCCCCGCACCGCGTTGTGGGCGCGCGGCGTCGACGCCGTCCAGTTCCACCCGGGGTGGCGGCTCGACGCCGGCACGGCCGCCCTGCGCCGGTCGCTCGCCCCCGACGGCCAGCTGCTCGTCGGCTACGTGGGACGCCTGGCCCTCGAGAAGGAGCTGCACCGGCTCGCGGGGCTCACGGGTCTGGCGGGGCTGCGGGTGGTGCTGGTCGGCGACGGTCCCACCCGCGAGCCGGACGCGGCCCTCCTCGCGGCGGCCGGGGTCGACGCCGTCTTCCTGGGACGGCGCGAGGGCGACGACCTCGCGAGGGCGTATGCCGCCGTCGACCTCTTCGTGCACCCCGGGACCCGCGAGACGTTCGGCCAGACCCTCCAGGAGGCGGCCGCCACCGGGCTCCCGGTCGTGGCACCGGCCCGCGGCGGACCGCTCGACCTGGTCGACCACTCCCGCACCGGCCTGCTCTTCGACCCCGACGACCCCGGTTCGCTGCGCGAGGCCGTGGTCCACCTGGCCGGCGACGGCGTGAAGCGCCGGGCGATGGGCGCGGCCGGGCGGGCCGGGGTCGAGGGCCGTTCCTGGGCTGCGCTCACCGGGCAGCTGCTCGGCCACTACGACATCGCGAGGGCGACCCACGGGTCCCGCCCGTCCCTGCCCGACGGCGAGCGCGAACACGTGGGGTGA
- the sdhC gene encoding succinate dehydrogenase, cytochrome b556 subunit encodes MAQAANGTLYRGREGMWSWVAHRVSGLLLFLFLFAHVLDTALVRVSPDAYNEVMEAYKNPIVGLGEAGLVAAVIFHALNGLRIIAVDFWSKGPRYQRQLFWAVVIGFVVLFAPFAIRHLTIVFTH; translated from the coding sequence GTGGCGCAGGCAGCCAACGGCACCCTCTACCGCGGCCGTGAAGGCATGTGGTCGTGGGTGGCCCACCGAGTCAGTGGCCTCCTCCTCTTCCTCTTCCTGTTCGCGCACGTGCTCGACACGGCGCTGGTGCGGGTCTCCCCCGACGCCTACAACGAGGTGATGGAGGCCTACAAGAACCCCATCGTGGGTCTGGGTGAGGCCGGGCTCGTCGCCGCGGTGATCTTCCACGCGCTCAACGGCCTGCGCATCATCGCCGTCGACTTCTGGTCCAAGGGGCCCCGCTACCAGCGGCAGCTGTTCTGGGCGGTCGTCATCGGATTCGTCGTGCTCTTCGCGCCCTTCGCGATCCGGCACCTGACCATCGTGTTCACGCACTGA
- a CDS encoding succinate dehydrogenase hydrophobic membrane anchor subunit: MSATTEANYHAGPDAVSTTKSRYRRVSKGRGNFELWSWVFMRASGVLLLVLVFGHLFVNLMLGEGIHGIDFAFVAGKWSSPFWQTWDLLMLWLAELHGFNGVRTIINDYTEKDRTRWILKGLLVTSAVLVMVLGTLVIFTFDPCLDPSSTLSVCTAR; this comes from the coding sequence ATGAGCGCCACCACCGAGGCCAACTACCACGCCGGTCCCGACGCCGTCTCCACGACCAAGTCCCGCTATCGGCGGGTCTCCAAGGGCCGCGGCAACTTCGAGCTCTGGTCGTGGGTCTTCATGCGCGCCAGCGGCGTGCTGCTCCTCGTCCTCGTGTTCGGGCACCTGTTCGTCAACCTGATGCTGGGCGAGGGCATCCACGGCATCGACTTCGCGTTCGTCGCCGGCAAGTGGAGCAGCCCGTTCTGGCAGACCTGGGACCTGCTGATGCTGTGGCTCGCCGAGCTGCACGGCTTCAACGGGGTCCGCACGATCATCAACGACTACACCGAGAAGGACCGCACCCGCTGGATCCTCAAGGGCCTGCTGGTCACGAGCGCGGTGCTCGTCATGGTGCTCGGCACGCTGGTGATCTTCACCTTCGACCCGTGCCTGGACCCGTCCTCCACCCTCTCCGTGTGCACCGCACGATGA
- the sdhA gene encoding succinate dehydrogenase flavoprotein subunit produces MQTHKYDVVIVGAGGAGMRAALESSTRTRTAVLTKLYPTRSHTGAAQGGMCAALANVEEDNWEWHTFDTVKGGDYLVDQDAAEIMCREAIDAVIDLEKMGLPFNRTPEGKIDQRRFGGHTRNHGEAAVRRSCFAADRTGHMILQTLYQNCVKQGVEFYNEFYVLDLLMNTGPDGVEHTAGVVAYELATGELHVFQAKSVVFATGGTGKVFKTTSNAHTLTGDGMGVAFRRGIPLEDMEFFQFHPTGLAGLGILLSEAARGEGGILRNADGERFMERYAPTIKDLAPRDIVARSMANEVREGRGAGPNKDYVLLDLTHLEPAHIDAKLPDITEFARTYLGVEPYTEPVPVYPTAHYAMGGVPTNVETEVLRNNTDVVPGLFAAGEVACVSVHGSNRLGTNSLLDINVFGRRAGIAAAEYAANAPFVELPEHPSALVEGMVETIRTRESGERVADLRRALQETMDRNVQVFRTEASMKEALGVIDELKERYASVVVQDKGKRYNTDLLEAVELGFLIELAEVITLGALARKESRGGHFREDYEARDDVNFMRHTMAYRAPVTDVEEGPKFADEVRLDYKPVTVTRYQPMERKY; encoded by the coding sequence ATGCAGACGCACAAGTACGACGTCGTGATCGTCGGGGCCGGCGGAGCCGGCATGCGGGCGGCGCTCGAGTCGAGCACCCGGACCCGCACGGCGGTGCTGACCAAGCTCTACCCCACCCGGTCCCACACCGGCGCGGCCCAGGGCGGCATGTGCGCCGCCCTCGCCAACGTCGAGGAGGACAACTGGGAGTGGCACACCTTCGACACCGTCAAGGGCGGTGACTACCTCGTCGACCAGGACGCGGCGGAGATCATGTGCCGCGAGGCCATCGACGCGGTGATCGACCTCGAGAAGATGGGGCTGCCGTTCAACCGCACCCCCGAGGGCAAGATCGACCAGCGCCGGTTCGGTGGGCACACCCGCAACCACGGTGAGGCGGCCGTGCGCCGGTCGTGCTTCGCGGCCGACCGCACCGGTCACATGATCCTGCAGACGCTCTACCAGAACTGCGTCAAGCAGGGAGTCGAGTTCTACAACGAGTTCTACGTCCTCGACCTGCTGATGAACACCGGCCCGGACGGTGTCGAGCACACCGCGGGAGTCGTCGCCTACGAGCTGGCGACCGGTGAGCTGCACGTGTTCCAGGCCAAGTCCGTCGTCTTCGCGACCGGTGGCACCGGCAAGGTCTTCAAGACCACCTCCAACGCCCACACCCTCACCGGTGACGGCATGGGCGTGGCCTTCCGCCGCGGGATCCCGTTGGAGGACATGGAGTTCTTCCAGTTCCACCCGACCGGCCTGGCCGGGCTCGGCATCCTGCTCTCCGAGGCCGCCCGCGGCGAGGGCGGCATCCTGCGCAACGCCGACGGCGAGCGCTTCATGGAGCGCTACGCCCCCACCATCAAGGACCTCGCCCCCCGCGACATCGTCGCCCGGTCGATGGCCAACGAGGTGCGCGAGGGCCGCGGCGCCGGTCCCAACAAGGACTACGTGCTGCTCGACCTGACCCACCTCGAGCCGGCCCACATCGACGCGAAGCTCCCCGACATCACCGAGTTCGCACGCACCTACCTCGGCGTCGAGCCCTACACCGAGCCGGTGCCGGTCTACCCGACCGCGCACTACGCCATGGGTGGTGTGCCGACCAACGTCGAGACCGAGGTGCTGCGCAACAACACCGACGTCGTGCCCGGCCTGTTCGCCGCCGGTGAGGTCGCCTGCGTCTCCGTGCACGGGTCCAACCGGCTCGGCACCAACAGCCTCCTCGACATCAACGTCTTCGGCCGCCGTGCCGGCATCGCCGCCGCGGAGTATGCCGCGAACGCACCGTTCGTCGAGTTGCCCGAGCACCCGTCGGCGCTCGTCGAGGGCATGGTCGAGACGATCCGCACCCGAGAGAGCGGCGAGCGGGTGGCCGACCTGCGCCGCGCCCTCCAGGAGACGATGGACCGCAACGTCCAGGTGTTCCGCACCGAGGCCTCGATGAAGGAGGCCCTCGGCGTCATCGACGAGCTGAAGGAGCGCTACGCCTCCGTCGTGGTGCAGGACAAGGGCAAGCGCTACAACACCGACCTGCTCGAGGCGGTCGAGCTCGGCTTCCTCATCGAGCTGGCCGAGGTCATCACCCTCGGCGCGCTGGCCCGCAAGGAGTCCCGCGGTGGCCACTTCCGCGAGGACTACGAAGCCCGCGACGACGTGAACTTCATGCGCCACACGATGGCCTACCGCGCCCCCGTGACCGACGTGGAAGAGGGCCCGAAGTTCGCCGACGAGGTGCGGCTCGACTACAAGCCCGTGACCGTCACCCGCTACCAGCCGATGGAGCGCAAGTACTGA
- a CDS encoding succinate dehydrogenase iron-sulfur subunit codes for MTATAEKTQNTGESAKAGAVPSFTVTLKIARFDPETDSEQHWETYEVTSHATDRVLDALHQIKWDQDGSLSFRRSCAHGVCGSDAMRINGKNRLACKTLIKDVNPDKPITVEPIKGLPVEKDLIVDMEPFFDAYREVMPFLITEGNEPTRERIQSQADRDRFDDTTKCILCAACTTSCPVFWNDGQYFGPAAIVNAHRFIFDSRDDGGTQRLEILNDKEGVWRCRTTFNCTDACPRGIEVTKAIQEVKRALLTSRF; via the coding sequence ATGACCGCGACCGCAGAGAAGACCCAGAACACCGGCGAGTCCGCCAAGGCCGGTGCGGTGCCGTCGTTCACCGTGACGCTGAAGATCGCCCGGTTCGACCCCGAGACCGACAGCGAGCAGCACTGGGAGACCTACGAGGTCACCTCGCACGCCACTGACCGCGTGCTCGACGCGCTGCACCAGATCAAGTGGGACCAGGACGGCTCGCTGTCGTTCCGCCGGTCCTGCGCCCATGGCGTGTGCGGCTCCGACGCGATGCGGATCAACGGCAAGAACCGGCTCGCCTGCAAGACGCTCATCAAGGACGTCAACCCCGACAAGCCGATCACCGTCGAGCCGATCAAGGGCCTTCCCGTCGAGAAGGACCTCATCGTCGACATGGAGCCGTTCTTCGACGCCTACCGCGAGGTCATGCCGTTCCTCATCACCGAGGGCAACGAGCCGACCCGCGAGCGGATCCAGAGCCAGGCCGACCGCGACCGCTTCGACGACACCACCAAGTGCATCCTCTGCGCTGCCTGCACGACGAGCTGCCCGGTGTTCTGGAACGACGGCCAGTACTTCGGCCCGGCCGCCATCGTCAACGCGCACCGCTTCATCTTCGACAGCCGCGACGACGGCGGCACGCAGCGGTTGGAGATCCTGAACGACAAGGAGGGGGTGTGGCGCTGCCGCACCACCTTCAACTGCACCGACGCATGTCCTCGTGGCATCGAGGTGACCAA